Proteins encoded by one window of Halomonas sp. Bachu 37:
- the recB gene encoding exodeoxyribonuclease V subunit beta — protein sequence MSQDANGVTPLDPLTLPLHGSRLIEASAGTGKTFTIALLYVRLVLGGRHSDDDTAFVRPLTPPEILVVTFTNAATQELRERIRNRLVEAAGVFRATPDKAKGAGQSEGLLPGPENAPGDSGIPAIHGGQMAKVAPTEGFTAPSRRPAAEQPAADPLLLQLRDQYDPATWPACARRLELAAEWMDEAAVSTIHSWCYRMLREHAFDSGSLFSLNLENDQQELEQEVVRDYWRTFYYPLDAEALGSITGYWKSPDQLHQDVRKLLHESDALGALRPEPKQTLSAAQAERSARLSELKSPWLTWVNELRQLFDDGQKAKLFAANKMRKDHRGKWLDKIQDWAESDNIAPDIDKKAAAWKRLTPDGIAEIWNGPPPAHPAFEAFDALPAALNTLPEPRNDLLIHAVQWCKVRLEREQERRAEMGPNDLLTHLDRALQGPNKEALAAQILRQFPVALIDEFQDTDPIQYRIFNAVYEVARPRRDAAMLLIGDPKQAIYAFRGADIFTYLKAREDTAGRHVTLGTNFRSSRAMVEAVNHCFRYADQHPAGAFLFREEGGNNPLPFLPVEAKGRSEQLIHQGQPLPAMTLWPLAADEPLSKTAYQTEMAERCASYMAELLSAGQHGKSGFQTDDTLIPLKPSDIAVLVNGLQEARAIRQALASRGVKSVYLSDHDKVFSSPMAAQVERWLRACAEPLASSRQAEAHLRAALATPVLGLSLAELDHLQQNELAWEARVEQFSRYHRLWQRQGVLPLVRRMMVDFDIPARLLAEFEEGERLLTDMLHLGELLQQASAELDGEHALIRFLFDAIADPESHGDSHKLRLESDADLVKVVTIHKSKGLEYPLVFLPFIANHRPMKADDVPLRWHDGEGNLQLSLEADDAILATADRERLGEDLRKLYVALTRARHATWLGLAPLKGLENSALGYLLKGGSALSPEALNNALGELVEGSEIQVHQPPAPTTERVAQVAQSSELGHARTPTRPAKEHWWIASYSALRLSGTLTAPVLPPLEPTTAQEATAFEVLDEPRDLSQPEAYHLHKFPRGPGPGTFLHGLLEWAGKQGFDTAANDMDALNDMLWRRVQLRGWQAWQELLAGWLSALLTTPLPLAAPTPQSVALNELESYQVELEFWFAAKRVNTHAIDALVSKHLLPGVERPALDADTLNGMLKGFIDLAFEHQGRFYVLDWKSNYLGPNDSAYEPEALRHALLAKRYDLQAALYLLAMHRLLKARLPDYDPHQHLGGSMTVFLRGSRSPGRGVVGEPAPVELIEALDSLFAGEPHATQQEATA from the coding sequence ATGAGCCAGGATGCCAACGGCGTAACGCCGCTCGACCCGCTCACCTTACCGCTCCACGGCAGCCGCTTGATCGAAGCCAGCGCGGGCACGGGCAAGACCTTCACCATCGCGCTGCTCTACGTGCGCCTGGTGCTGGGCGGCCGGCACAGCGACGACGACACCGCCTTCGTACGCCCGCTCACGCCGCCCGAAATCCTCGTGGTCACCTTCACCAACGCCGCCACCCAGGAGCTGCGCGAACGTATCCGCAATCGGCTGGTGGAAGCCGCCGGGGTGTTTCGAGCGACACCAGACAAAGCGAAGGGAGCAGGCCAAAGCGAGGGTCTTTTGCCAGGGCCGGAAAATGCTCCCGGCGATTCCGGCATTCCCGCCATCCATGGCGGTCAGATGGCAAAAGTAGCCCCCACGGAAGGGTTCACGGCGCCCTCGCGTCGGCCTGCTGCCGAGCAACCGGCCGCTGACCCGCTCCTACTCCAACTTCGCGACCAATACGACCCAGCCACCTGGCCCGCCTGCGCCCGACGCCTGGAGCTGGCCGCCGAGTGGATGGACGAAGCCGCCGTGTCCACCATCCATAGCTGGTGCTACCGCATGCTGCGTGAGCACGCCTTCGATAGCGGCAGCCTCTTCTCGCTCAATTTGGAAAACGACCAGCAAGAGCTGGAGCAAGAAGTGGTGCGCGACTACTGGCGCACCTTCTACTACCCGCTGGACGCCGAGGCCCTGGGCAGCATCACCGGCTACTGGAAATCTCCCGATCAGCTACACCAAGACGTGCGCAAACTGCTCCACGAAAGCGACGCGCTGGGCGCGTTACGCCCGGAGCCCAAGCAGACCCTGAGCGCCGCCCAAGCTGAGCGCAGCGCACGCTTAAGCGAGCTAAAGTCTCCATGGTTGACTTGGGTAAACGAGCTACGACAGCTGTTCGATGATGGACAGAAAGCGAAGCTGTTCGCTGCCAACAAGATGCGCAAAGATCATCGCGGCAAATGGTTGGATAAAATCCAAGATTGGGCAGAAAGCGACAACATCGCTCCAGATATAGATAAAAAAGCAGCAGCATGGAAGCGGCTAACGCCTGATGGCATTGCAGAGATATGGAACGGCCCCCCACCCGCGCACCCAGCGTTTGAGGCTTTCGATGCATTGCCCGCCGCGCTAAACACGCTGCCCGAGCCGCGCAACGACCTGCTGATTCACGCCGTGCAGTGGTGCAAAGTGCGCCTGGAGCGGGAGCAAGAGCGCCGCGCCGAAATGGGCCCCAACGACCTGCTCACCCACCTGGACCGCGCCCTGCAAGGCCCCAACAAAGAGGCGCTGGCCGCGCAGATACTGCGCCAGTTCCCCGTGGCGCTGATCGACGAGTTTCAGGACACCGACCCCATCCAGTACCGCATCTTCAACGCGGTGTATGAGGTCGCCAGGCCCCGCCGCGACGCCGCCATGCTGCTGATCGGCGACCCCAAGCAGGCCATTTACGCCTTTCGCGGCGCGGATATCTTCACCTACCTGAAAGCTCGCGAAGACACCGCAGGCCGCCACGTGACGCTGGGCACCAACTTCCGCTCCAGCCGCGCCATGGTCGAGGCGGTGAACCACTGCTTCCGCTACGCTGATCAGCACCCGGCCGGGGCGTTCCTGTTCCGCGAAGAAGGCGGCAACAACCCGCTGCCCTTTCTGCCGGTAGAGGCCAAAGGCCGCAGTGAGCAGCTCATTCACCAAGGCCAGCCGCTGCCCGCCATGACGCTCTGGCCGCTCGCCGCCGACGAGCCGCTCTCCAAAACCGCCTACCAAACCGAGATGGCCGAACGCTGCGCCTCGTATATGGCGGAACTGCTCAGCGCAGGCCAACACGGCAAGAGCGGCTTTCAAACCGACGATACGCTCATCCCGCTCAAGCCCTCCGATATAGCGGTGCTGGTGAACGGCCTGCAAGAAGCCCGCGCCATTCGCCAAGCGCTGGCCAGCCGTGGAGTGAAGAGCGTGTATCTCTCTGACCACGATAAGGTATTTAGCTCGCCCATGGCCGCCCAGGTAGAGCGCTGGCTGCGCGCCTGCGCCGAACCGCTGGCCAGCTCCCGCCAAGCCGAAGCGCACCTGCGCGCCGCGCTGGCCACGCCGGTGCTGGGGCTAAGCTTGGCGGAGCTGGACCACCTGCAGCAAAACGAGCTGGCCTGGGAAGCGCGAGTAGAGCAGTTCAGCCGCTACCACCGCCTATGGCAGCGCCAGGGCGTGCTGCCGCTGGTGCGACGCATGATGGTGGATTTCGATATTCCCGCTCGCCTGCTGGCGGAGTTTGAAGAGGGTGAGCGCTTGCTCACCGACATGCTGCACCTGGGCGAACTGCTGCAGCAGGCCAGCGCCGAACTGGACGGCGAACACGCGCTGATTCGCTTTCTGTTCGACGCCATTGCCGACCCGGAAAGCCACGGCGACAGCCATAAACTACGCCTGGAGAGCGATGCGGATTTGGTCAAAGTAGTCACCATCCACAAATCCAAAGGGCTGGAGTACCCGCTGGTGTTCCTGCCGTTCATCGCCAACCACCGCCCAATGAAAGCCGATGACGTACCGCTGCGCTGGCACGACGGCGAGGGCAACCTACAACTCAGCCTAGAAGCGGATGACGCGATACTCGCCACCGCCGACCGCGAACGGCTGGGGGAAGACCTGCGCAAACTCTACGTGGCGCTCACCCGCGCCCGCCACGCCACCTGGCTAGGGCTGGCCCCGCTGAAAGGCCTGGAGAACAGCGCGCTGGGCTACCTGCTAAAAGGCGGTAGCGCCCTGTCACCGGAGGCGCTCAATAACGCGCTTGGTGAGCTGGTGGAAGGCAGCGAGATACAGGTTCACCAACCGCCCGCGCCCACCACAGAGCGCGTGGCACAAGTGGCGCAAAGCAGTGAGCTGGGCCACGCCCGCACGCCCACGCGCCCCGCCAAAGAGCACTGGTGGATTGCCAGTTACTCCGCGCTGCGGCTTTCCGGCACGCTCACCGCCCCGGTACTGCCACCGCTGGAGCCCACCACCGCCCAGGAAGCCACCGCGTTTGAAGTGCTGGATGAACCTCGGGATCTATCTCAACCGGAAGCATATCACCTGCACAAATTCCCCCGTGGCCCCGGCCCCGGCACCTTTCTGCACGGGCTGCTGGAGTGGGCGGGCAAGCAAGGCTTCGACACCGCCGCCAACGATATGGACGCCCTCAACGACATGCTGTGGCGGCGGGTGCAGCTACGTGGCTGGCAAGCATGGCAAGAACTGCTGGCGGGCTGGCTAAGCGCCCTGCTCACCACACCGCTACCACTGGCCGCGCCCACCCCGCAAAGCGTGGCGTTGAATGAGCTGGAAAGCTACCAAGTAGAGCTGGAGTTCTGGTTTGCCGCCAAGCGGGTGAACACCCATGCCATCGACGCGCTGGTAAGCAAGCACTTACTGCCAGGGGTAGAGCGCCCCGCGCTGGATGCCGACACCCTCAACGGCATGCTGAAAGGCTTCATTGACTTGGCCTTCGAGCACCAGGGGCGCTTTTACGTGCTGGACTGGAAATCGAACTACCTGGGCCCCAACGACAGCGCCTACGAACCCGAAGCCCTGCGCCACGCGCTGCTGGCCAAACGCTACGACCTGCAGGCCGCGCTCTACTTACTCGCCATGCACCGGCTGCTCAAAGCGCGCCTGCCGGATTACGACCCGCACCAGCATTTGGGCGGCTCGATGACGGTATTTCTGCGCGGCAGCCGCAGCCCTGGGCGCGGCGTAGTGGGCGAGCCCGCCCCGGTTGAACTCAT